ACGATCACCCGGTTGTCCACATCGACGGTCAACTCGGGATGGGCGGCCGCCATGCCGCGCAGCGCGTCCGCGACGACGATCTCGGGGACGTTGATCAGCATCTTCATGGGGTACCTCCGGGTAAGACGAGCAGATCAGGCTCTGACGTGCGGATCGGTGGTTTCGAAGCCTCCTCTGGGAAGTATCGATCCTCAGCGAGCGTGGGTCACGTCCAGGGGCGGCAGCCAGCGCCGGCGGCTGCCCTCGGTGCGCAGGAGGGTACCGACGCGTACCGTCTCGCGGACCGTGTCGGGCCACGGGCTGCTGTCGGCGATGGCCAGCAGGTACGCGGCCGGTTCGTCGGTGCGCTTGCGGATGCTGGTCCGGATCAGCACGCGCAGCAGTTCCTCGGGGCCTTCCCAGGAGCCCTCGATGAGCTGCTTCCACTGATCGGGCGTGGCCCGTTCGACGAGGCGCGAGATCGGGCTGTACCAGCGCTGGGACAGTGAGGTCACCTTGCCCGTGGACAGCGTGCGCAGTCTCCCGGCAGCCGCGTTGACCAGGTCGACCGCATCCTGGGGCGCGGCTTCGACGAGGCGTTCGAGGAACCGCCCGAGCACCGTCACGTCGTCGACCTGCGTGGCGGTCGCCAGGTGGCGCATCGCGCTGGAACGTGCCTGGGCGACCCGCTCCGGCGTGTCCAGCGCGTGGTGGCGGCACACCAGGCCCGTCAGGCATCGGCGGGCCACCGCCTGCACCTCCTCGTGCCATTGCCTGCCCGGCCCGGTACGGCCCTGCGCGTACTCGGCACGGGTGAAGCCGCGCAGGGTGCCCTCCACTTGTCGCCACTCCGGCGTGTCGAGCGAGCCGTTCGGGCTGTGGTCGACGACGGTCTCGACCAGCAGCAGCGCGGCCCTGAGGTGATGCGGGTGCCCGCCCCCGGCCAGGATCTCGTCGAGCCGGGCGGCGCTCGGCGGCCTGAGGACACCCCGGACGACGAGTCTGCCGCGCAGATGGAAGGCCTTCTGGGCGTTCTGCGCGCCGTAGTCGCGGGTCCAGGTGACGTCGCACAGCCGTTCCAGCGTGTGGGCATGGCGGTGCAGAGCGGCGGTGAGCCGACGGTCGACGTCCGCTCCGGGGCGCCGCAGCGCCTCGTTCAGCCAGCCCGGATCCAGCCGGGGGTCGATGGTTCCCCCGGCGAGCAGCTCGTCCAGCAGCTCGGGGTGTTCGGGCACCAGCCGTTGCAGGCAGCGCGCGACTCTCTGGTCCGTCTCCGCCACGCCCGTCCCCCGGGCGAGTCCCTTGACGTCGCCCTTCTTCGCCCGGTCGGCCCGCCACAGCCGCAGAGCCCTTCGTGCCTGCGGGTGTCCCGCTGCCGCGGCGGCGACCAGCAGAGTGACGGTACTCGGGTCGGTCAGCCAGATCCGGCGCAGCCTCTCCTCTGTGTCCTGGTCCGTTCGGTCCGTGGCGTCCTGCGGCCAGGCCTCGGCGACCAGCCGGGCCGTGGTGGCCACATCCAGGTCGCGGCTCCACGTGTGTGCCGCCAGCAGGTGCGCGGAGTCGGCGGTGGCGGGCCGGTCGAGCGCCCGCAGGTTCTGGGCCAGCCAGCTGCGGACCGTGGCCGTGGCGGCCGGTTCCGGGCCCAGGACACGGCTCGACGCAAGGTCGCCGCCGATCGTGTCGCCGGCACCCTGCGCGGCGGTCAGCAACGGCAGCAGCAGACTGTCGGTGAGCAGCGTCATCGATTCACGGCCTGCGACGCCCTCCACCACTGCGAGCAACTGCCGGACCTCGTCTGCGGATGCCTGGAGCGCGAGTTCCCCCACGGCGCGCACCTGTGGGTACGACAGGAACTCCTCGGGACGCCGAACCGCGGAGGTCAGGACGGCTGCCGGCGAGGGCGGCCGACCGCGGCTCAGCCAGCTGCTCGCCATCAACCGGCCCAGGGCCGCCTGGAGTTCGACGCCGACCTTGTTGCGCGGGCGGCCACGGCCCCAGCGATGGCGGACGACCGGTCGCACCGCCGGGTAGGGCCGCTCCGGCCAGTCCTGCCGCCGGGCCGCCAACCGCAGACAGCGGGCCATGGGAAGCAGGTCGCGGTGGGGATCCGTCATCAGCGTGCGCAGCCGAGGCCACACCCAGTCGGGGTACTTCGGCGCGAGCGCCTCCAGCACGGGCAGGAACTTGTAGATCTCCGAGTTGTGCAGGGTCAGCAGCCAGGCCCACAGGCATTGCCCAGGAGCGCAGCGGGTGCCGCGGCAGGCACCCTTGCCGGACACCGAGGACGGGCAGGTCCGGTCGATGACCGAGATCACGCTCTCGGGCAGGCTCTCCGCGAACCAGCTCAGGGCGAAGAGCAGCGGCTGTCGCAGCTCGGTGTGGCCACCGCGCCACATACCGAGCAGCTCTTCGACGATCCGCCCGCGGTCCCGGTGACAGGTCGTGGGCAGCGCCTCCAGATAGATCTTGGCCAGTACGGGAGGCAGGGCGGCGACCACCGGAGTGAAGCGCCGGCGCAGTTCGGCGTCGGGAGCCGGCAGCCGGGCGTAGACGCGCATCTGCATGGCCCGCAGCCCGTGCAGGTCGGGCGAGCCGTCCCAGGTCTCGTCGAGCAGGCGGGTCAGCAGCGCCGTGCACGCCTGGGCGGCCCGGCCGCCTGCCCGGCCGGCCTGGACGAGTGCCTGCTCGGCGACGGCGAGGCGGAACTGGTCGTCGGGGTGCTCCTTCAGCCAGTCGATCAGCAGGCCGAGGTGGGACGTGCCGTCGGGGGCGGCCGTCCGGGAGAGCCGTCGGCCGGCCGCGTACTCGAACAGGGTCTGGTGGAAATAGGAGTACCGCTCCGCCGCACCGGCACCCTGACGTTCGACCACACCGCGCGCCACGAGCCCCTGGAGGTCGTCGGCCAACCCGGGGTTCCGGGAGCGGCTGCGCAGACCGGTGCTCACCTCCGTGGCCGAGAGGTCCACCCGTCCTTCCTCCAGCATCAGCTGGGCCATCTCCTCGCCGGCCTCGGAGAGGTCGGGCGGGCGTACCGCGCCCGCCAGGGGAACGTCCCCCGCCCGCTGGTCCCGGCCGACGCGGTGGGTCCAGTACAGGTCGTACAGGGTCGTGGCGTCGATCTCCTCCACCATGGGCGGCTTGGGAGCGAAGGTCTCGAACAGCATGCGCAGCGTCAGGGGCGCCCGGCACACCTCACGCATCGGCAGCCCCCGCACCGCCGCCTTCGCGACCGTACGGCACACCTCGTCCACGGAGACCTCGGGCTCTCCCTCGTAGAAGTACCGGGCGTGGGAGCGGATGGCCGCTTCCTGTTCGCGTGGGCTGTACGGGCCGAGTGTCCTGCGCTCCAGAGCGAAGTCCTTCAGGTACGGGTGGAGGACGCGCGCCTCCTGCTCCCGGCAGGTCATCAGGACCCGCACGGAGTGCTCAGCGGCGGTGGTGAGCAGTTCCTGCAGCAGGACCAGGCCGGCGGTGTCGGAGACCAGCAGGTCGGCGGTGTCGAAGAGGAAGACGGCCGGGCCCGGCAGGGAACGGCACGCCGCGCGCACGGTCTCCAGGGTGAGTCCGGCGCCGGGCACGGTGTTCCACAGGTCGCCGGCCCTCAGGAAGTAGGGCCGCGGCCCTGCGGGGGACGCGGCGAGCTCGCGGTGGAGCCGCCACAGCAGCGTCGTCTTTCCGGTGCCCGGCGCACCGGTCACGCACGCCGAACGGCCCTTGTCCAGCACATCGAGGAGCGACCATTCCAGTTCCCTGGGGACGGCGAGCGCGGTCAGGTCCAGGGGCCGCGCGTCGGCGCCGGAAGCACCCTGGTGCCCGGCGGCGACGACGGCGGTACGGCTGTAGGCCTCGAGCCGGCGGAGTTCCTCGGGCTGGTCCGGGGCGGCACGGCCGGCAGGGACGCGGCCCGGTGCCGGGGCGGTTCGCGCGCAGCGCCGGTCCTGCGGCTCGGGTGCGCCGGGTGCCGGCTGTGGGCCGGCCGGCGCCGCGACCGGTACTCCGGTGGGGCGCGGACCGTCCGCGTACCGTCTCAGCAGTTCGCCGCCGGCGTGCGCCGCCAGCCGGAAGTACCACCACCGTCCGGCGTCTCCCACGTTCTCGTACGTGCTGAACCGCAGCCCGGTGGCCAGCAGGGAGAGCAGGAACTGCGGGGCCCATACGTCGTACAAGCCGCCGTCGGCGGCTTCGGCGCAGGTCTTCAGCACCGCCCGCACCAGGCGGCTCGTCGCCGGCACGATCCGGTCCAGGAGGTCCTCGCGGGGACACACCAGATAGCGCAGCAGGGCATCGCCCTCCCTCGCCGACTGGGTCCGGACCTCCGGGGCCAGGGCGGACAGGAGCAGCATCGCCACGTCCCGGGAGAGCGGGGCGTCCTCCGAGAACGTCGCCAGGTCGATGAGCTGGAACTCCTCGTACCGAGCGCTGCCTTCCCGATGCGGCACCATGACGTTGTGCAGGTGGAGGTCGCCGTGCGCCCGCCCCCGTACGACGTAGAGCTCCGGGTCGGGCAGCCCGGCGCCGCCCGTGGCCATCGCCAGGGGATTCGGCAGGTCCAGGTCGTCGACGCGGATCCACGGCGTGTGCGCCTCCAGCCCCTCGATCCGCGAGCCGTACGCGAGTGCCGAGCCGCCTGAGGAGACGAGCGCGCCGATTTCGTCGCGCAGCAGCTCCGTGACGGTCAGCGGGACGGCCTCGCCGCCGCCCAGGCCGTTGTTCCACTCCGTCAGCAGCCACTTCGTGAGATACCCGCAGGCGCCCGGCAGTACGTCCGCCCCAAGGCCCGCCATCGTGTGCACGTCGTGCAGGCTGCCGCCCGCGGGGGACTGGAACGTCAGCATGCGGCCGCCCTCCACCGGCCACGTCCAGTGCAGCCGAGCCACGCGGGCGGGCGCCGTCCGCTCGGCCCGGGCGTGGGTCTGCCCCTCGTCCCGCTGGCCGGAGGCGGACACCTTGACCACCACGACGCCCGGACCGGGGATGACCAGGACGGCGGTCAGCAGGGCTCCGCTGGCGCTCGCCCCGGACGGCCGCCACGGGGGCCGGACAGGCCTGACCGTGCCGCCGTGTCCTCCGTTGCGAGCCCAGTCCACCAGGGCGCGAGAGGCCGGCACGTCGTCGAACAGATCCTTGAGGGCGTCCTCGATCTCCACCGTGCCTTCCCCTGTCCGCGACCCGTCCGCGCCCGGCGCCGCGCTCGGCCCGGTCCGCGGAGGTGTCCCGGGCTCCAGGCCGGCTCGAGCCGGTGCTGACGGTACATCAGTCTGCCAGGCCGGCGTTGCCGGGGCGTCGTGATCCTTACGGCCGTGCTGTCGTGCCAACAGGCAGCGGAATCAGCCGGGTTGGGGCGTCCTGCGTCCCACCAGAGCCTGCAGGTCGTTCATCGCGGCCTGGAAATCGGCTCGGTCCGTGCTCTTGAAGTGCCGGAAGAACCAGTC
The nucleotide sequence above comes from Streptomyces sp. NL15-2K. Encoded proteins:
- a CDS encoding ATP-binding protein is translated as MEIEDALKDLFDDVPASRALVDWARNGGHGGTVRPVRPPWRPSGASASGALLTAVLVIPGPGVVVVKVSASGQRDEGQTHARAERTAPARVARLHWTWPVEGGRMLTFQSPAGGSLHDVHTMAGLGADVLPGACGYLTKWLLTEWNNGLGGGEAVPLTVTELLRDEIGALVSSGGSALAYGSRIEGLEAHTPWIRVDDLDLPNPLAMATGGAGLPDPELYVVRGRAHGDLHLHNVMVPHREGSARYEEFQLIDLATFSEDAPLSRDVAMLLLSALAPEVRTQSAREGDALLRYLVCPREDLLDRIVPATSRLVRAVLKTCAEAADGGLYDVWAPQFLLSLLATGLRFSTYENVGDAGRWWYFRLAAHAGGELLRRYADGPRPTGVPVAAPAGPQPAPGAPEPQDRRCARTAPAPGRVPAGRAAPDQPEELRRLEAYSRTAVVAAGHQGASGADARPLDLTALAVPRELEWSLLDVLDKGRSACVTGAPGTGKTTLLWRLHRELAASPAGPRPYFLRAGDLWNTVPGAGLTLETVRAACRSLPGPAVFLFDTADLLVSDTAGLVLLQELLTTAAEHSVRVLMTCREQEARVLHPYLKDFALERRTLGPYSPREQEAAIRSHARYFYEGEPEVSVDEVCRTVAKAAVRGLPMREVCRAPLTLRMLFETFAPKPPMVEEIDATTLYDLYWTHRVGRDQRAGDVPLAGAVRPPDLSEAGEEMAQLMLEEGRVDLSATEVSTGLRSRSRNPGLADDLQGLVARGVVERQGAGAAERYSYFHQTLFEYAAGRRLSRTAAPDGTSHLGLLIDWLKEHPDDQFRLAVAEQALVQAGRAGGRAAQACTALLTRLLDETWDGSPDLHGLRAMQMRVYARLPAPDAELRRRFTPVVAALPPVLAKIYLEALPTTCHRDRGRIVEELLGMWRGGHTELRQPLLFALSWFAESLPESVISVIDRTCPSSVSGKGACRGTRCAPGQCLWAWLLTLHNSEIYKFLPVLEALAPKYPDWVWPRLRTLMTDPHRDLLPMARCLRLAARRQDWPERPYPAVRPVVRHRWGRGRPRNKVGVELQAALGRLMASSWLSRGRPPSPAAVLTSAVRRPEEFLSYPQVRAVGELALQASADEVRQLLAVVEGVAGRESMTLLTDSLLLPLLTAAQGAGDTIGGDLASSRVLGPEPAATATVRSWLAQNLRALDRPATADSAHLLAAHTWSRDLDVATTARLVAEAWPQDATDRTDQDTEERLRRIWLTDPSTVTLLVAAAAAGHPQARRALRLWRADRAKKGDVKGLARGTGVAETDQRVARCLQRLVPEHPELLDELLAGGTIDPRLDPGWLNEALRRPGADVDRRLTAALHRHAHTLERLCDVTWTRDYGAQNAQKAFHLRGRLVVRGVLRPPSAARLDEILAGGGHPHHLRAALLLVETVVDHSPNGSLDTPEWRQVEGTLRGFTRAEYAQGRTGPGRQWHEEVQAVARRCLTGLVCRHHALDTPERVAQARSSAMRHLATATQVDDVTVLGRFLERLVEAAPQDAVDLVNAAAGRLRTLSTGKVTSLSQRWYSPISRLVERATPDQWKQLIEGSWEGPEELLRVLIRTSIRKRTDEPAAYLLAIADSSPWPDTVRETVRVGTLLRTEGSRRRWLPPLDVTHAR